The following are encoded together in the Thermococcus sibiricus MM 739 genome:
- a CDS encoding aconitase X catalytic domain-containing protein has protein sequence MYLTKEEELILVGEYGYSLQKAMEILVALGEIYGADRLIPIKSAQIAGVSYKNIGDAGIEFLQDFVNAGAKVTVYTTLNPAGIGDETFMEKQRKILELYRDMGIEITSTCTPYYGANLPKFGDHIAWSESSAVSFANSIIGARTNREGGPSSLAAAIVGKTPNYGLHLDENRKATVLVEIIAKIKDFVDYSFLGYYLGKALKNDVPYFKGLKPEKNDYLKELGASMAATGSIALYHVEGETPEYKEAITDKIEKIQVGEEELKEVKEKFNADWSEIDAIVIGCPHASIQEIKEIAELLRMREKPLKAPLLITASRVVKSLSDALGYTEVIERYNGKIIVDSCLIVSPVKKWYNGIATNSGKASFYFSSGGLKVRLDNTDKLILEAP, from the coding sequence ATGTACCTCACGAAAGAAGAGGAACTAATACTGGTTGGCGAGTATGGATATTCACTTCAAAAGGCCATGGAAATTCTGGTGGCCCTTGGAGAGATTTATGGTGCAGATAGGCTTATTCCAATAAAAAGCGCTCAAATAGCTGGAGTTTCCTATAAAAACATAGGAGATGCGGGTATAGAATTTCTCCAGGATTTTGTAAACGCTGGAGCAAAGGTCACCGTTTATACTACCCTCAATCCTGCGGGAATAGGTGATGAGACTTTCATGGAGAAGCAGAGAAAGATTCTCGAGCTTTATAGGGATATGGGTATTGAGATAACCTCCACCTGTACTCCTTATTACGGAGCAAACCTTCCAAAGTTTGGAGATCATATAGCATGGAGTGAGAGTTCGGCTGTATCCTTTGCCAATTCTATAATCGGTGCGAGAACTAACAGAGAGGGAGGCCCTTCAAGTTTAGCCGCCGCTATAGTCGGAAAAACTCCAAATTATGGCCTTCATTTAGATGAAAATAGGAAGGCAACGGTTCTTGTGGAAATAATAGCAAAAATAAAGGACTTTGTTGATTACAGCTTTTTGGGTTACTATCTTGGAAAGGCCCTAAAGAATGACGTTCCCTATTTCAAGGGGCTTAAACCTGAGAAAAATGACTATCTTAAAGAGCTTGGGGCTTCAATGGCAGCAACAGGTTCTATTGCTCTATATCATGTAGAAGGCGAGACACCAGAATACAAGGAAGCCATAACTGACAAAATTGAAAAAATCCAGGTTGGAGAGGAGGAGCTTAAAGAAGTTAAGGAGAAATTCAACGCCGATTGGAGTGAAATTGATGCCATCGTTATAGGTTGTCCTCATGCTTCAATTCAGGAAATTAAAGAGATTGCAGAACTTTTGAGAATGAGAGAAAAGCCTCTAAAAGCCCCCTTATTAATAACTGCTAGCAGGGTGGTGAAATCCCTTTCAGATGCGTTAGGTTACACAGAGGTTATAGAGCGCTACAATGGAAAGATAATAGTCGACAGCTGTTTAATAGTCTCCCCTGTCAAAAAATGGTATAATGGAATAGCCACCAACAGTGGAAAAGCGAGTTTCTACTTCTCTTCTGGCGGTTTGAAGGTTAGACTTGACAATACAGATAAGTTAATCCTTGAG